Part of the Solanum pennellii chromosome 10, SPENNV200 genome is shown below.
TTTGGTAGTCTTTTTCCTCAGGTTGGCAAGTGAAGTATGATATGATAATATGTCAATGTTAAAGTGGAACTGTTGAACAAAACATCGATCTAAATCATTCCATGTATGCCAATTTATAATATCTTGATCTATGAACCATTATGAGGAAATTTCCTCCAAGCATTCATCAAAATAAGCTATGAGaaactcttctttattttcagcCCTACATAGTTTATTATGATATCTCTTTCAATGAGCTAAAAGATCCTCATGACcggtatattttttaaactttggGGTTTTGAAATTGACAGACAAATGAACGTGGGTAACAAGTACAAATCACTTAATGAGATGCCTTCGTGACCTCCTAATCCATGTATATCTCTAACACTCTATTTCAAGCTCTTCATTTTTGTAGCCATTTTTTCATGTTCCTCATTCTTAatgatattttagatttttacaTGGAAACTTGATAACactcaaatttacttttttaaaatcaattaaaagagACAACGATCATCGCCGATAAAAATACCCAGTTAAGAGTTGGACTCAAATTCCCAGATAATGGTATATCATAGATAATTCTATCAAGAAATTTGGATTgtaaaatcatttatttaatttagttaaaacaAGTGGGTGGATGATTCCACCAACATAACAAAAGGATTTGGTTATTAATGGTCACAATTTAACTAAAATTTCtgaaaattcaagaaataacaAGTAATCTTTTATCGATCTCATAGCATCCTTGCATTTCCTTTTGGTCTAATCTATATGTTTTACTAAACAATATAATATCTTACTCTATTATATCTTTCGATGCTGAAATAGGGCATATAGATTCATTCCATAACATCTATTTTCAAGCAAGTTACAGACATCAAACTTAAATTGCTAGTATTGGACTAAACACCAACTCAATAAGTCTATTTCGAGCATTGACTGAAGATCAGAAGTAGGAATTAAGTTTGTAACTTTAACCCTTATATTAAACCATGTTAATTACCCTAAATTCATGTATGAACAACAACAAGATACAGAATAATACGATATCCACTACGTTAAATCAACACACAACCTCATAATTGCTCCCCTAGATCTTGGAGTTTTGGCCACCCATcacaaaaagcaaaaaaattataCCTTTCATGAAAACAATCATGGGTAACATGAAATTATACAATTACAAGCAAACTCACTTTGAATTCCTCTTCAATTTGTCAATTTTCAAGAACAAAGTTGAAAGCCCCAAAAACTAGAATGTTTTCTTCACAAGGTAAAGTGTTTGTTTCTCTCTTCACTTGTTCATACACCAAAAACTATTTCCAATCACATCtctttttttcctctctttttttctatttatggtTTCTCAAAATTTGACTTAAAGCTAAATACGATACACATTAGGCGACATTAGTCGAACTCCCGAATCATCGATTTCTGTCCAACTCCCCTTCTCTTTCTCTAGGCTTCAGGTTTTTAGCGTCACTCGATgagtttgtttgattttatatttaacaTTTGGCATATCTTCGAGTATCACCTTAGTTCTCCTTTTGATCCTTCAATTTTTCTCCGTGTATTGTCGCCTTTGGCGATGGTAAACCTGTTGGCTTTCCTCGTTCAGTAAGTTGTCTTTCCATTTGGAGTTTTCTAACCTGCTTAAAAAATACAAGTGTGATGCACTGACACTTTTGGCGAAGTCATGCTCACTAGGCAAACTTTCTTGATTGGTGATTATCAATTATAGTTTGAacctctttttatatttttgcccATTCTTGCAAACATTCATCCTTGCCTTACCCTTCAACTTTCATAGCtgcaaatcatcaaaatatcattGATATAATTAGGCATCGAGGACACTAATTTTTGAGATAAACAAACCTCAAATGAGTGCAAATCTATGACTCATCAACACCGTCAACTTAAGCTTTTGCTTTtcctcaagtaaatcaagaacaTAAATTAGCTCTATAAGGATGTCTACAAGAGATAACATGCAAGTGTCATTACAAGACTACTCTCAACAACATACTACactcaatattcatcaaaattcTTCAAATGATGACTAGTCGAAAGCAAAAAATGAGAATGCATAAGAAGACTATTATACaaattttctcttaaaaatAGGGCACACTTAGGCTTCTGTAATTAGGTTTACTTTTCATTGCATGTTTGAAAAATGTTAGTTGATTTCATTTAGAAAatctattcatattttaaaattgtagtTAACCAATGGATTGCTACTGTTACGGTCTGTAAAGAGTGAAACTTTCGAACTCTTTGAGTTTGTTCGATTGACTATTTTTGAAGTTGACAATTAGCGAAACTAAGGTCGAAAAAAGTTATTGAAGTTCCTTTAATAATACTTTATTTACTTTGGGTCAAATATCTTGGATAGTTTCTTTCAATATATAAAGTTTTACAAGGATCATAGACTATCAAATCGAAAGCCTGCAAGTCTAGTTTGCAATGCATAAAATTCCGTATGTAACCGAAATcggagtaaaaagttatgaggATTTTACTGTTGGAATGTTTGGGTAAAATCCCCGTGGCAACCGGGTCGGGTCAAAAAGATGGTTTGTTGGCTTGTTTAATGTTTTAACCCATAAAAGCTTTTCTTTTAACTTCCTAACCAGATTGAAATCCGAAAAGGCGGTTCGAATGGACTTATTGCATTATGAAGGTTAGGTTTTAGCGATTTCTACCATTAAATGTTGAACCCATTTCTACCGTGATCTCTGCACGTGACAATCATTTTCCCTTTCTATTAGCTGCATTTGGAGATGAGTTTTGAAGATATAAATTTGTAGTTAGTGTTGTTTCTTCAAGGTTTACACTTGGTTTGCTAAGTTAATCATCTCGGGACTCtttcatgattgtttttatGAAGTTCTACGGATATTTCGTCAAGTTGGGGCCATATTGCGAATCTGCCGATTTAAGCtcaattttgaattatttataggTGTGTACGTACCATCTTTGTATATATAGTGTTTGGAAAGCTTAGTATGTAAGGAACAACTTCCGTGAAGAAACTGTGGGCATTCGTGCGTTCATTGGAAAGGTATGTTAAGGCTAAGTTTTGTCCCTCATTTTAGCACGACTCCTGAGAAATTCCTAAAATTACATACGTGATATTGTGCTATTCTCTTACTAGAAAGACCTTCTATCAAAGGTATTAAGATCTCAActgaattatttccataattcTAGTATTCGACATCTACATGTCATTTTATCGTTTTCGTTGATTATAagtttatatgtatgaattgttATTATTCCTCTGCTGGTGTGACTTAAAAATATTTCGAAGACCCTTATTATTTGTAACGAGCCTTCTTtcccaattaaatttatgatgattttctttcaaaatgatTCATAATCTTCAATACACTCAAATATAACTTCAATGTAAAAACTATCAGAACACTTGATTTTTGAAatactaattttataaattatctAGGAACTTGGAAACCTTTGGTGTCAAATTTTGAAAGGATTGtatatacttgattgagtaagtcttttttACCCTAAATCTATCACTCATCAATACCctcaattttaacttttcatttttcctcaagtaaatcaagaacaaAATTAACTTTATAAGGGTGCTAAAAAAACATGCAAGTGTCATTATAAGACTACTCTCAACAACATACTACACTCAATCATGATCAAAATGCCTCAAATGTTGACTAGCCGGAAGCAAAAACTGAGAATGCATAAGAAgacttttatacaaattttctCTGAAAAACATGGCACATGACTTAGGCTGCTGTTAGTTTTTCTTTTCACGGCATGTTTAAAAAATGTAAGTTGAGTtcatttagaaaatttattcatattttaaaattgtagtTAACCAATGGATTGCTACTGTTATGATCTGTAAATAGTGAAACTTTTGAACTCTTTAGTTTGCTCTCttgactattttttaatttgctGATTAAGAACCCATCAAAATAATTTCCTAAGGAACAAGTTAcatttgtttaaattattataaatcatGATATTCATGATAACTTTTTCTGcgtataatattaatatttgaatttatgttttcgactacttttttctttttaaagttGATATAtatttcccttttaaatttttattataatgtgAGGGTTGAGTTTGTGGTGGAAAATTATGGGTGCTCTTTGGCGTTTGTAATtgagggtgtgtttggtatgaagaaaaatattttgcaattttctcatatttaattgcacatatttgaataaaaaattttccATGGAACAAATATTCCTCTGATTCGTGGATAATGACTTCCTTAAGGATCCAAGGGAATAAGAAAATTACCTATTTTCAAtcgaatttcaaaaaataagtatgaaaataatttatttctaaaaaaacatttttcctCTTGTGGAACGCAcccaaaatataataattcaatagtattttgaaaatattagtataaatacttttatttcgtcaaatttaaagtttatatatcatattattgaaaaatatattgttatgttGTTTGATCTCTTAAAAATATTGATGAGTGTGTCGAAAGAATGTGATACCAATTGGAAAGAAagtgatgaaaaaaatatcatttgcTCACCACAATTATTAGGATTGTAGTTTTTAGGTATATGTACATgtttttattgtcattattattgGTGTATGTCAttacttattattttgtaatgtGTCTTAAGGTACCCAATCCATAACAATGAAGATATTTTAATTGCGAAGAGATttaaaagatcaattgtattatgttatttatatgTTACAACATGCGATAAGTTGTTACGTGTGTTACCGAGAGGTTATAAATAGAGATTCAGTATGTCATAATTCAATTCTCTTTTTTGTGCCATTTGAACATGTGCAAGGACTTTAactataatagaaaattaattagttgaGGTCCTTAATAGCTAAATGATTCTTTCCGGCAATTTTAAGCAACAATGTAGTGTTAAGTCCGTGTTGTCACGGGCTATacctttaatatatataataaaaaaacattatttttatatatcattaCACATATCAACAAGTTAAGAACTAACTTGGTATATATGTAAAAGTAGTTCATATGTCTACATGACATAACAAGCGTTAGGATTCTCATCACTGAACCATTGTGgggcatatacataatgaacaGAACATGGAATTTCACCTTCCTTGATTTTTGCTTCTACTTTCTTCACTTGcttaaattcaataatcttTTCTTCCATGGTtactttttcctcttctttcttCTTGACGATTTCTGTGTAtttgccaaatgtttttgttgcATATGTCACAAGTTTTTCAGACTCAAGAATTGTCTCAACTGTTATTGTCTGAGCTTTGAAGTTTGTTTTAACACTATTAATACCTGCAAACAATAAATGCATATAAAAATAGAGATGTATATctctaaaaacataattaaatcttCTTTGACTGTATATTTTTACCTTTGTGTTTGAGTAACCTCCTCTCTAGATCAACTTCACACTTGTTGCAATGCATGTAAACTTTCAATATCGTTGTCTTAATAGTTTCCTTCAAAATTCAACAGAAACAAGTCAATTCCAAAGAAAATGTTTGGACATGAAtcgatatatattatatatagaagcAATGAAAtagtttgataaataaatatttacgtaaaataatattttactgttcaacattttgaaagaaataaaaaacatttCTTCTAAAtacacaatattttttaaaaaaaggattaAAATGTGTGTAACGTATTAGAAATGGCTGtagaatatgtttttttttttgcctattGGATTAAATTTACCTCTCTTTTCTACCTACGGTCTCCTTTTAACTTATTGTATCAAGTTTGCCCCTAAATCGTTTTTAAGCTTAAAACTATATATTCTTCCATTAATGACACAATTATATTCTTCttaactaaattttaattaaccatatttcctttatttattgATCTACCTAAAATTCTTACCCAACCCATGCATAACTCAACTTGACACAAAAACTGTTTTCAATTATTAACACATCTAAGCTATAAAATTACCTCCCGTTTTCATCCAGTTCCTATATCAAAACGTGCTAATCTTTGGAGGGTGTATGAACAACCCTAGCGAACAACTAGACATTTGGAGGGTTTTTACCGAAaggaaattaaattttaaaaagtcgAACCTGAAAACCTGACTTTTgttaatttgatatatatatatatatatatatataaacttggTGGTTGAAAAACGTAAATGATCAATAAATAAAGGTCacacaattaattaattaaaaaataaaataattatgtcatTGAAGGGACAATTATAACATTCGAAAAAAATTGGATCCACCTGATGGAAGAATGGCGATTTTAAAGCATTTATAAGACTTTAAGAGCATTTTTTATCATGTAGACAAAGAGTCAATAAATTTGATCTTctatcaaataaaaaggaaaatgaatttAGTCTATTAGGTAAAATGAAGACAGTTTTAGACATTTCTAATATATGAAGAAAGAATACTTTTTTTGTTGCTGTAAATTATTACTATATGGAAGTGTCCATGGGAACtagaattaattaaatggaaaaactaacaattttttttgattatatTGTCATCTGAAATTGCATTAAATGAAGAGAATCAATATTTGAGTTTAACTTTTATAGATTGATGAATGCATAGAAAGGAATTTCTatattctcaattttttttttaaaaaaaaaaccacaactgttaataatttgaaaataataaaagtgaTTTCGTGTAGCATAGCAATGCAGATAGTATTTTATTGTGAATTTATCatcatgaatatatattaagttattaTAAATGAAAGAGATACCTTTTTGAGTTGGTTTGCGTTTTCAATTTTGGCGTGTGATACTAAGTGGACTTTGTTTTTAGTCCATTTCTGTAATCGTTTGTGAATTTTGTTTGCGTCAATAGCACCTTTTACAGTAACCTCATCCTCCTCAAATTTCACATCCACATTATGAACTCCTGACCCATGTGGCTCATATTGAATATCATTacgaaaaaaaatacattaaaatttataaacaaatcaaaagaaatatatgtttAGTACCTTGAGTTGCCAAGAGTGGTTTTCTAATATCATGTGCACATTTTGGGCAGTGAAGACCAACTCTGTAAACTGCACTCGTTACTTCtattttcttctcttctatAGACATGACATTCAACATTTACTACAAACAAGAGAATCAACAATTTCACAgtaataaacaacaaagttgGTTGGTGGGAATAATTAGCCCATGGTGGTTCACTAGTATATGGAAGCTTCAATTAAGGGAAAACCTCcaaatgtaatataatatctctatgaacacctaatttttcaCCAAACTTAACAGattttttaccattttaaatacttaaataTTATTGTTTCAGTAGGTTTATGTttgaaataaatgaattaaaaaaaaataaaattacaacaaATTATATGTTctctttatatttaaattttacaagTCTAAAATAATAGTTTTGAAAGAAAGAGATCATTATCCAATGCATGCTGATagagatatataaaataaagaaatattaggtGACTCACAAATGGCTTCTTCTTGAGTGGCGAAATCCTGTATAAAAGGACTCCAGATTTGAATATATTGTGATGTTGAATATTTAAGAAGCGAAACCAATTATGAATGAGGTGCATCCAGGGGTATGTGACCCACATTTGAATGGTTATGTTCTAGAAAAATAGATTATCCAGGCAGGGTACAATTGGTTGATCATGACCATGGAGTGAGATTGCTTCCTCTTTGTTCGCAGGTATCATCAGTGGCAGATTCATAGCGACTTGATTCACTCACACCTTTTAGAGTTGCAACTATGTCTGTTTCATGGCCCTTTGTTGCTTGGTGAATGGACATTATTGGGCTAATCGAGACGAAATCTTCTAACGggcataaatttattttggttgtcATGGACTACTTCACCAAATGGGTGGAAAATGTTACTTTCAAATGAGTCTCCAAGAAAGCAGTGGTGGACTTTGTTCATTCGGACATCAATTGTTGGGTTCTAATGGTGTGACATGAAATGAAGGGTTGCGACTCTCCTGAAGAATTGTGACTTTGCCGAAAGTTGTGAGTTGTGgtctttatgaaaagttgtgtcttttctaaagggttgtgaccGTTTGGAAGGTTGTGCCTTTTCCaaagggttgtgacctttcttAAAGGTTGTCTTATTTCCAAAGAGTTGCGACCTTTATCCTTTgatgtctataaatagagaggttTTCTCTCATCTTTCTACATTGAATTCTTCCTTCTTTTGCATACAtttataacaaaacaaaatctaTCGATTGCGTCTGCGTGTGTGATCCATTGCCGTTATTTTGTGTTTGTTGAAATTAtcgaagtttgaggtaccgctacttCTTTAATGGTTAATCAGTTTTATTTTGGGAGGAATTAATCTGCAACCTCGATtacttgaggggattaaatttcctAAAGACACAGAGTGAGTTCTGTGGACTCGtatagttatttttgtttttcttttcatctctttattttcttggttTTCTAATCTTGATACAGGGGATAACAAgcttaaaaaacataatattgaTGGTATTTTCTGTGATAAGGAAATCACTTCTATTTTCGGTGTTCTTTTTGatggaaagaagaagaaggaaattattttatcatatgataaaagTGATTTGAGATGAATTACTACTACTTTAATTTGTTCGAGTATATTTCCTGTAGTAAGTTTTTCTTGGATGAGTAAGATTAatcttattttctttccaaGTGCATTCAAGCATTGCACCCCTTCAGTTATCTTTTCAATGAGAAAACTATTTTGTGAATAAAGGTTAATATTATCACTTTAATGAACATATGTTGTCTCCTAACAATATTTGAACATGAGTTTACTTTCTCGTTCAAATCCAGTGTCTTCTAAGAAATTTGGAATAAGATGAAaactagaaagaaagaaataatttgcAAGAAAAGTGACTTTTATGGAATCATTGCTGACAGATAGAATATAATTCAATGATAGGAAAAATCAGGTTCTATTTTTGTTTcccttgattattattttttctatcctTTATAACTGATCagatttatttcataaatgttaGGATTGATTTTCATTATGTGAGATGATCtcagaatataattttattattactaatatgTATTCTGTTTAgaagagagaattttttttatagtattcTACTCCATATAAAATTTGATTGTGTCTTAACTTCTAGAGACTAAAATCTTCATGTTTTTTTTCTCCGTCAGTATAAAGAATATAATAACTTCATGAACAAATCCAGTTGTGCATTGTTTTGAAGAATACATAAACTTTATCAATTTGTGAAATACTCTTTTTGAATGAATATTCTAACTTTAAGAGTACAAAATCTTTGTTAGGAATATTAAGACCAAGGgatttgaaaaagataaaatcttTTTCGTTAGCTAGAAATAGTGTTGTATTTGAGATTTCTgagattaaaacctttttgATTTACTACTCTGTCTGAAAGTAAACTGattagaagaatataaaaacttcaCCAGAATTTGAGGttcattcgattaacgattaGAAGAATTAAAAAACTTTATCGTAAAACTAAAAACAAGTTTTTTTATAAGGATTGAAAtctttattgttagtattctaaATACTAAGTCGTCTGTCTAATTGTGATAGAAAGGGGATAAAGAACACTAGTGGCATAAATTTAGTGATCTTTTTGTATATAATGGGTGTTTTTATGGATTAAATCTCCAGAAGAAGGCTTTGTGTTGCCAATATGTATTTTATGGTAAACAGtttgaaaacatgaaaaaaatatgtgaaaaataatttcaaatacttgaataatattttttagaacatatttaaaatgtgggGGGTTCTTTACTTGTGATAAAGACAAGATTAGACTtactatctaatttaaatttgaaagtacaagatatgaaatgtaatgacatttttgtattatgttaggCCCACGAAATTCTTagagtatatttgatattgtggtcattgagtctctctttactagtataaaaccataaaattatattactctttcaaaaaaaaaaaatactttgatgaaaagatatgtttatttttatagaCATGATATTGGTGAAAAATGATCTGTTATGTTTTTGTTGTAAAATAAACATTTGGATCATATTGCCTTTATTGAAACTAACAGATTATGTTCATGGGTAATTCTAAAACAAATTGAATGTTTTGGAAAGGTTCTGCAAAGGACATCTGACAAGGTATTGACAATAAAACAATGTCTCTATTTGAAAAAGTTATAACAAGTAAAGAATAAAGTATTTGTAAGAAAATGTTACCTCATGGAACATCTTGTCAAACCaagtatttttctatttgttcttacttggtTGATTTGAGAcgtcaattacaaaaccttgtgTCGTTGAAAGGAATTttaatcccttagaattgatttacactgacatttgtgGTATGAAGTTAACACCATTGCACTATATACTGTTAATATCTATTTGCTGAATGATAAGAATGAAGCAATAGAAACATACAGGCAAAATAAAActaaagttgaaaatcagttagatGAAAAGAGTGGCATGATTAGAAGTGGTATGTGAATATTCTTTTGCAGAATTATAACTGGAAAATGGAATCATCCATTAAATTACTGCACATACTCACCTCAATCTAATAAAATTGTTGACAcggaaaaaattaaactttgaaGGAAATATTGAATGTcctacttataagttcaggtttaatacaaaatttgtgGGAGGATTCTCATTATAGCAAAAGATAAGAGCAAAAAATATTAGTATGTttagaaagagagaaataaaaagttatatttgtTAATAAAGGGAGCAACAAATATAAAACGTTAGTTTGCTAAGAAAGGGAGcaacaaaattttttattttttctgacTTTGTTGTATCTTTAtagaaaattcttttttttctcttaaagtATATACAAGCAATAACTCTTGAAAGATAGTGatataacaattttcaatacAGTCTATTTCATTTGAGAAATGGAAATAGAGGGAGCTATTCCCAAATGGGTCAAAATAGAACATAAGATTGTGAATTACATGTTCATTGGATATGCTACAGACAAGAAAGCATGTTGATTTATGGTTCATAAGTTCGAACTGTATGATAGTCAAGTAAAGGGTCTAAATGACCTTGAAAAGAACCAAAGGAGAATGtagttaataaagagattcatagGCGTAGGAAATGTCAATGGACAAATTATTTCCTCCaggtttttatcttttaatatttcttcttgaaaatgagttCATATGGTCAAAGAATATATGTATTTTGTGGACTCATACTTTTTGGTCAATAGAAAGATAGATTCGATCTTGAGTAACCATACTTGAGAGTGGGTTGATCTTCCTCAAGGAAATAAACTTTTGCGTTCAAAGTGAATctacaaaaggaaaagaaagttgatgaaactattgacaaatacaaagcaagacttgttgtcatAGGCTTTAGACGACATAAAatacttgattattttgacatatAATGTCCTTTAACTAGGATAACATGCAAATTTAGACGTCAATTGTGCGAGTtgtaaatttatcaaaatggatgtgaaaatattttttttggaggaagaaat
Proteins encoded:
- the LOC107001999 gene encoding heavy metal-associated isoprenylated plant protein 4, which produces MLNVMSIEEKKIEVTSAVYRVGLHCPKCAHDIRKPLLATQGVHNVDVKFEEDEVTVKGAIDANKIHKRLQKWTKNKVHLVSHAKIENANQLKKETIKTTILKVYMHCNKCEVDLERRLLKHKGINSVKTNFKAQTITVETILESEKLVTYATKTFGKYTEIVKKKEEEKVTMEEKIIEFKQVKKVEAKIKEGEIPCSVHYVYAPQWFSDENPNACYVM